The following are encoded in a window of Deinococcus ruber genomic DNA:
- a CDS encoding LacI family DNA-binding transcriptional regulator → MTVKIKEVALAAGVSSATVSKVLSGRTGYAVHAATAERVRQVALDLGYVPDAAAQNLRTRRSGQLGVVLEAVGSSEPDSLLGGVTAGSAVRRTFDGAIMAGLNDAARELQVPALVVYPGGSTSPLSYLDGRVDGLLVSCDPLRGHGLLEALRGTPLPVVALWTETVPPGISGVDVDHRQGGVLATRHLIDLGHRQIAFYGGGQASGVEHFGRRELGYQDAMRAAGLPPQRAIHEGAQLVAAVRDALVSAVFAETDLAAAAVLQALSQAGLRVPEDVSLVGFDDILGAEYIAGGLTTVYHPAAEMAAEGVHELMRLLQGGSPSQRLLAPRLIVRRSAQARTAAAR, encoded by the coding sequence ATGACGGTGAAGATCAAGGAAGTGGCGCTGGCAGCGGGCGTCAGTTCTGCGACCGTTTCGAAGGTGCTCTCGGGACGGACAGGCTACGCTGTGCACGCCGCCACTGCCGAGCGGGTGCGGCAGGTGGCGCTCGATCTCGGCTACGTACCGGACGCGGCGGCTCAGAATCTCAGAACGCGCCGCAGTGGACAGCTGGGCGTGGTGCTGGAAGCGGTCGGATCGTCGGAACCCGACAGCCTGCTGGGGGGCGTGACCGCCGGAAGCGCCGTGCGCCGCACCTTCGACGGGGCCATCATGGCGGGCCTGAACGACGCGGCGCGTGAGTTGCAGGTGCCCGCACTGGTGGTGTATCCGGGGGGCAGTACCTCGCCGCTCAGCTACCTGGATGGCCGGGTCGACGGTCTGCTGGTCAGCTGCGACCCGCTGCGTGGACATGGCCTGCTGGAAGCGCTGCGCGGCACGCCCCTGCCGGTGGTGGCCCTGTGGACCGAGACGGTGCCGCCCGGCATCAGCGGCGTCGATGTCGATCATCGGCAGGGCGGCGTGCTGGCGACCCGCCACCTGATCGACCTGGGCCACCGCCAGATCGCCTTTTACGGGGGCGGGCAGGCGAGTGGCGTCGAGCATTTCGGCAGACGGGAACTCGGGTATCAGGACGCGATGCGGGCCGCCGGGCTGCCTCCGCAGCGGGCGATCCACGAGGGCGCTCAACTGGTCGCAGCGGTGCGGGACGCGCTCGTCAGTGCCGTGTTTGCCGAGACCGATCTGGCCGCCGCAGCGGTGCTTCAGGCGCTGTCACAGGCAGGGCTACGCGTTCCGGAAGACGTGTCGCTGGTGGGCTTCGACGACATCCTGGGCGCGGAATACATCGCGGGCGGCCTGACCACCGTGTACCACCCGGCAGCAGAAATGGCGGCTGAGGGCGTCCACGAACTGATGCGGCTGCTTCAGGGCGGGTCTCCGTCGCAGCGGCTGCTTGCGCCACGCCTGATCGTGCGCCGAAGCGCCCAGGCACGGACAGCCGCAGCACGGTAA